The Arachis hypogaea cultivar Tifrunner chromosome 16, arahy.Tifrunner.gnm2.J5K5, whole genome shotgun sequence genome contains a region encoding:
- the LOC112756863 gene encoding uncharacterized protein, with translation MQALEWLRMKLCTVENVNLHYAGMKREKEIKKIRGRMLITQSRQKSSADQRWKPLEFEEGEHVFQKVTPTTRIGRSIKTKKLNPRYIGPFEILKRIGPVAYRIALQPHLSNLHDVFHVSQLRKYTFDPSHVLEPESVQVREDLTLLVTPVRIDDTSIKRLCGKEVFLVKVAWSRAGIEEHTWELESDMQKDYPHLFLGN, from the exons ATGcaagcattggaatggctccgtatgaagcTTTGTACGgtagaaaatgtcaatctccactatgctGGTATGAAGCGGGAGAAAGAA ATAAAGAAGATCCGTGGCCGAATGCTTATAACTCAAAGCCGTCAGAAGAGCTCTGCTGATCAAAGGTGGAAGCCTTTGGAGTTTGAAGAAGGAGAACACGTCTTCCAGAAAGTTACTCCAACCACCAGAATAGGAAGATCCATTAAGACTAAAAAGCTAAATCCCCGTTacattggaccgtttgagatcctgaagagaattggaccagtggcgTATAGGATCGCTTTACAACCACATCTTTCGAACTTGCATGACGTATTTCATGTATCGCAGCTTCGTAAATACACTTTTGATCCAAGTCATGTCCTGGAACCAGAATCAGTTCAAGTAAGGGAAGATCTGACGCTTCTAGTAACTCCAGTCAGGATTGATGACACCAGCATCAAACGTTTATGCGGAAAAGAAGTTTTTTTGgtgaaagtagcttggagtcgggcTGGTATCGAAGAGCATACCTGGGAGCTTGAATCAGATATGCagaaggactacccacacctctttttaGGTAACtaa
- the LOC112758506 gene encoding ATP synthase delta chain, chloroplastic, with amino-acid sequence MDTLSSTVSTLKIPSVPTQTHHHRELFYHHLIRTNTHNCQPCVSSSTASIIPRTSKKAAASTFLPVSASSSSPPLQPRSSSPIFHAKPSTGYAAAIIEVAQSTKSLHAVHMDVQRLLRFLQSSNNNDKGEAAATMMMMKEVGKQGKFQRHVVALLRMLMKKGKLGILGEVLKEFERIYEELCGTQVVLVSSEELLGIAKKVRQTPSFAL; translated from the coding sequence ATGGATACATTATCAAGCACAGTTTCAACCCTCAAGATTCCATCAGTACCCACACAAACTCATCATCATCGTGAATTATTCTATCATCACTTGATAAGAACTAACACTCACAACTGTCAACCCTGTGTTTCTTCTTCCACTGCTTCCATTATTCCCAGAACCAGCAAGAAGGCTGCTGCCTCTACTTTTCTACCAGTCTCTGCTTCCTCATCGTCACCACCTCTCCAACCacgttcttcttctccaatcttcCATGCAAAGCCATCCACTGGGTACGCAGCAGCCATAATAGAGGTGGCTCAAAGCACCAAGTCCCTTCACGCCGTTCACATGGATGTTCAGAGGCTTCTGAGGTTTCTCCAATCAAGCAATAATAACGATAAGGGAGAAGCAGCGGCTaccatgatgatgatgaaggaGGTGGGCAAGCAAGGAAAGTTTCAGAGGCACGTGGTTGCGTTGTTGAGGATGCTGATGAAGAAGGGCAAATTGGGAATTTTGGGAGAAGTTTTAAAAGAGTTCGAGAGGATCTACGAGGAGCTTTGTGGAACTCAGGTGGTGTTGGTGTCATCTGAAGAGTTGTTAGGGATTGCCAAGAAGGTGCGGCAAACACCCTCTTTTGCCCTCTGA